A stretch of Brassica napus cultivar Da-Ae chromosome C6, Da-Ae, whole genome shotgun sequence DNA encodes these proteins:
- the LOC106388178 gene encoding transmembrane protein 147: MTLFHFFNCAILTFGPHAVYYSATPLSEYDTLGTSVKAAVVYLATALVKLVCLATFLQVSETEVFDPYQEALKAMIGFIDVAGLYFALAQLTHRNISQNHKFQAVGLGWAFADSVLHRLAPLWVGARGLEFTWDYVLQGLEANANLVFTISLAALGSLMWLRKNKPKTLIPIIYTCAVIIATMPSITSYLRRVMGWHFPKVVGFELMTSLVMAFISCQLFILCQRPSL, encoded by the exons ATGACGCTATTCCACTTCTTCAACTGTGCGATTCTCACATTCGGTCCACACGCCGTCTACTACTCCGCCACTCCATT ATCTGAATATGACACTCTTGGAACCTCCGTGAAGGCTGCTGTTGTTTACCTCGCTACTGCACTGGTTAAG CTTGTCTGCTTGGCAACTTTTCTGCAAGTCTCTGAAACCGAAGTATTTGATCCTTACCAG GAAGCCCTGAAAGCAATGATTGGCTTCATTGACGTTGCTGGTCTCTACTTTGCTCTGGCTCAGCTCACACACAGGAACATTTCTCAAAACCATAAGTTTCAAGCTGTGGGCCTTG GATGGGCGTTTGCGGATTCTGTTTTGCATAGGTTGGCTCCTCTTTGGGTTGGTGCTCGAGGACTTGAGTTCACTTGGGACTATGTTTTACAAGGGCTTGAAGCCAATGCAAATCTG GTGTTCACGATATCCTTAGCTGCGTTAGGTTCGTTGATGTGGCTACGCAAGAACAAGCCAAAGACTCTGATCCCCATCATTTACACGTGTGCAGTGATCATCGCTACAATGCCTTCAATCACGAGCTATCTAAGGAGAGTCATGGGATGGCATTTCCCCAAAGTTGTTGGGTTTGAGCTGATGACTTCTCTGGTAATGGCTTTCATCAGCTGTCAACTCTTCATCCTCTGTCAGAGACCTTCTTTGTGA
- the LOC125588280 gene encoding uncharacterized protein LOC125588280: MSAILKAILQLWFFQPFVFITAPFRAVFPQFILVVGQFPTVPTTKCVISIVESLNHYDVTVKVEFFPFWSPIYVYGVLHSYVHKISHHILYSYYFDINLVIMADNLRRAIQDLTLGVEDEPVPLSATVCNEARRVNQFSLVGRPTIQRKQNIRALMTSLPRMWGLSGIISGRLVERRKFQFVFPSEELLQSVLNRGPWAFNDRMVVIKRWMPAMDDNDLMQIPFWVQIRGIPMEYLTEGVIRNIGDIMGEVMLVDFNPEANASVEYVRVQLNWNLAQPLRFHKNFQFSPGVNTLLKFRYERLRGFCETCGMIIHDSGECVPNGEDLQDDSEPDDEDNEGGGMDEGGAEPVLDGNDNMEHDINVADHSPPGGGGGGLSSTR, encoded by the coding sequence ATGAGTGCGATTCTAAAAGCGATTTTACAGTTATGGTTTTTTCAACCGTTTGTTTTCATAACCGCTCCTTTCCGAGCAGTTTTCCCTCAATTCATCTTGGTCGTGGGGCAGTTTCCGACGGTTCCAACCACTAAGTGTGTCATCTCCATTGTGGAATCTTTGAACCATTACGATGTAACCGTTAAAGTGgagttttttcctttttggagCCCTATATATGTTTATGGAGTTCTTCACTCTTATGTTCATAAAATCTCCCATCACATTCTCTATTCTTACTATTTTGATATCAATTTGGTGATAATGGCGGATAATTTGCGGAGAGCGATTCAGGATCTCACTTTGGGGGTAGAAGATGAACCGGTGCCTTTGTCGGCGACGGTTTGCAATGAAGCAAGAAGGGTCAATCAATTTTCACTGGTGGGGCGCCCAACCATTCAACGAAAGCAGAACATTCGTGCCCTCATGACATCCCTACCTAGAATGTGGGGTCTCTCTGGGATCATCTCGGGCCGATTGGTGGAAAGGAGGAAGTTCCAGTTTGTGTTCCCGTCTGAGGAATTGTTGCAGTCAGTTCTCAATCGGGGTCCTTGGGCCTTCAATGATCGTATGGTGGTTATTAAGCGGTGGATGCCTGCTATGGATGATAATGATCTGATGCAGATTCCGTTCTGGGTCCAGATAAGGGGTATTCCTATGGAGTATCTCACTGAGGGTGTCATCAGAAACATTGGTGATATCATGGGCGAGGTCATGCTGGTTGACTTTAACCCGGAGGCTAATGCATCGGTTGAGTACGTTAGGGTTCAACTGAATTGGAATCTTGCTCAACCCTTAAGATTCCATAAGAATTTTCAGTTCTCTCCTGGCGTGAATACTCTCTTAAAGTTCCGGTATGAAAGACTAAGGGGCTTCTGTGAAACGTGTGGAATGATAATTCATGACTCAGGGGAGTGTGTTCCGAATGGTGAGGATCTTCAAGATGACAGTGAGCCAGATGATGAGGACAATGAAGGTGGAGGTATGGATGAGGGTGGGGCTGAACCGGTTCTGGATGGTAATGATAACATGGAACATGATATCAATGTGGCAGATCATTCTCcaccgggggggggggggggggggctctCCTCAACAAGGTGA
- the LOC106377427 gene encoding dof zinc finger protein DOF1.6, whose translation MPSESNQTRSARVQGSTAAYPPPNLAEPLPCPRCNSIITKFCYYNNYNLLQPRYFCKSCRRYWTQGGTLRDVPVGGGTRRSSSKRNRSFSSNATTASSSSCSSSIITTANGSEPMNQGTVTNEAKSSHEISGYGSFASLLSGQSDGAAFLALGNGSGSGGLDYGFGYGYGLEEMSIGYLGGGSGGEIPVVGGGDTWQIGEIEGKSGDSLWPGLEISMQSNGAK comes from the coding sequence ATGCCGTCTGAATCAAACCAAACCCGATCCGCCCGAGTTCAGGGCTCAACGGCTGCTTACCCACCTCCGAATTTGGCGGAGCCACTGCCTTGTCCTCGTTGCAACTCCATCATCACCAAGTTCTGTTACTACAACAACTACAACCTCTTACAGCCTCGCTACTTCTGCAAGTCGTGTCGCCGTTACTGGACTCAAGGTGGTACACTCCGCGACGTCCCCGTCGGCGGTGGAACTCGCCGGAGCTCTTCCAAACGCAACCGCTCTTTCTCCTCCAACGCCACTActgcctcctcctcttcctgcTCTTCTTCCATCATTACAACGGCCAACGGTTCAGAACCAATGAACCAAGGAACCGTCACAAACGAAGCAAAGAGTAGTCATGAAATCTCAGGTTACGGGAGCTTTGCGTCTCTGTTAAGTGGGCAGAGCGACGGAGCCGCGTTTCTGGCGTTGGGAAACGGAAGTGGAAGCGGTGGGTTAGATTACGGGTTTGGGTACGGGTACGGGTTGGAGGAGATGAGTATTGGGTATCTTGGAGGAGGCTCCGGAGGAGAGATACCGGTAGTGGGTGGTGGTGACACGTGGCAGATTGGGGAGATTGAAGGTAAAAGTGGGGACAGTTTATGGCCTGGTCTCGAGATCTCCATGCAAAGCAACGGTGCTAAGTGA
- the LOC106449670 gene encoding uncharacterized protein LOC106449670, protein MMLRAPLSVLLSLFIRALTLSLALDPSHPDESTTPILQDVLKEISTKQKWNLEEVRFTKLEVKKLRIGTGRSFEIRIRLGKSRFVFIFPDEVTDWRRSGGRGRNVELDEIVKQLNSSKVLDPIVLKGPLELRVDGDDHRLSLSLPMNISHIGLKRVLVSEGISVEIREAQAVSLFHSSSRRFAATVDIKEGGCSWSSLGPVCVPLPPIQIIGSASLVAFRTPEADSQIKTSYLSDETIQLLPEKCYDKAHTYKQHYLPTDLLGLKIDKLEKALSSLRTNGTAQTVSSVTAKLKASGMVRFQLEIGRRIGSNESESSKRAEWRTKPKIERVWFEIKAKVEGEKLKAVGMRKVVPFIEVDTEAWSSMMSNMSFTEFPSILGPQEALTLDVKW, encoded by the exons ATGATGCTCCGCGCCCCTTTATCCGTCTTACTCTCTCTCTTCATCCGAGCCCTTACTCTATCCTTAGCTCTCGATCCTTCGCACCCGGACGAATCCACAACGCCAATTCTACAG GATGTGTTGAAGGAGATATCAACGAAGCAGAAGTGGAATCTGGAGGAAGTTAGGTTCACGAAATTGGAAGTCAAGAAGCTCCGTATAGGTACGGGTCGGAGCTTTGAGATCCGGATCCGGTTAGGGAAGAGCAGATTCGTTTTCATCTTCCCGGACGAAGTAACCGATTGGAGAAGAAGCGGAGGCCGAGGAAGAAACGTGGAGTTGGATGAGATTGTCAAGCAACTTAATTCGTCTAAGGTTCTTGATCCGATCGTGTTGAAAGGTCCACTTGAGCTACGAGTTGACGGCGACGATCACCGTCTCTCGCTTTCCTTGccg ATGAACATCTCGCACATTGGTTTAAAACGAGTCCTTGTCAGTGAGGGAATCTCAGTAGAGATACGGGAAGCTCAGGCAGTCTCTCTTTTCCACTCTTCCAGTCGAAGATTCGCTGCTACTGTAGATATTAAAGAAGGAGGCTGTTCATGGTCATCTCTAGGCCCCGTGTGTGTGCCATTACCTCCCATACAAATAATAGGATCAGCTTCATtggttgcttttaggactccagAAGCAGATTCACAAATCAAGACTTCTTACTTATCCGATGAGACAATTCAGTTACTTCCAGAAAAGTGTTATGATAAAGCTCACACGTATAAGCAGCATTATCTCCCAACTGATCTTCTTGGCTTGAAGATTGACAAGTTGGAAAAAGCTCTGAGCTCTTTAAGGACCAATGGAACTGCGCAAACGGTAAGCTCCGTGACAGCAAAACTAAAGGCTTCAGGCATGGTGCGGTTTCAGTTAGAGATCGGGAGAAGAATTGGGAGCAACGAGAGTGAATCAAGTAAAAGAGCAGAGTGGAGAACTAAACCGAAGATCGAACGTGTTTGGTTTGAAATAAAGGCGAAAGTTGAAGGGGAGAAGTTGAAAGCAGTAGGGATGAGAAAAGTGGTGCCCTTCATTGAAGTGGATACAGAGGCATGGAGCAGTATGATGTCTAACATGTCATTCACTGAGTTCCCATCAATACTTGGTCCTCAAGAAGCTTTAACACTCGACGTCAAATGGTAG
- the LOC106449681 gene encoding serpin-ZX isoform X1, with protein MCHLLRLALRRVRKLIDQSLPRPAKMDVRESISLQNHVSLSLAKNVISTVSKNSNVIFSPASINVVLGIIAAGSTGETKDQILSFLNFPSIDQLNTFSSDIVSAVLADGSANGGPKLSAANGVWIDKSLSFKPSFKQLLDGSYKAASNQADFQTKAVEVIAEVNSWAEKETNGLITEVLPEGSADSMTKLIFANALYFKGTWSEKFDESLTKDGDFHLLDGSSKVTAPFMTSKKKQYVSAYDGFKVLGLPYLQGEDKRQFSMYLYLPDANNGLSDLLDKIVSTPGFLDSHIPRRQVKVGEFKIPKFKFSFGFEASDVLKGLGLASPFSGEDGLTEMVESPEMGKNLKVSSIFHKACIEVNEEGTEAAAASAGVIKLRGLAMEEEMIDFVADHPFLLVVMENITGVILFIGQVIDPLH; from the exons ATGTGTCACCTTCTTCGCTTGGCCCTTCGACGCGTGCG TAAATTGATCGACCAGTCACTTCCTCGACCAGCGAAAATGGACGTGCGAGAATCAATCTCACTGCAAAACCATGTCTCCCTGAGCCTCGCCAAGAACGTGATCTCCACCGTCTCTAAAAACTCCAACGTCATCTTCTCCCCGGCATCGATCAACGTCGTCCTCGGCATAATCGCCGCTGGATCCACCGGCGAAACCAAGGACCAGATCCTCTCCTTCCTCAACTTCCCTTCCATTGATCAGCTCAACACGTTCTCCTCCGATATCGTCTCCGCCGTCCTCGCCGACGGCAGCGCTAACGGTGGCCCTAAACTCTCGGCGGCTAATGGCGTCTGGATCGATAAGTCTCTGTCCTTCAAACCTTCCTTCAAGCAGCTCTTGGATGGTTCTTACAAAGCTGCTTCTAATCAAGCAGATTTTCAGACAAAG GCTGTGGAAGTGATTGCTGAAGTGAATTCATGGGCTGAAAAGGAGACAAATGGTCTCATCACTGAGGTTCTACCGGAAGGATCAGCAGACAGTATGACCAAACTGATATTTGCAAATGCTTTGTACTTCAAGGGAACATGGAGCGAGAAATTCGACGAATCGCTGACGAAAGACGGAGACTTTCACCTTCTTGACGGTAGTTCCAAAGTGACTGCTCCGTTTATGACCAGCAAGAAGAAACAGTACGTGAGTGCTTACGATGGTTTCAAAGTGTTGGGACTTCCTTACTTGCAAGGAGAGGATAAGAGACAGTTCTCTATGTACTTGTATCTTCCAGATGCAAACAACGGTTTGTCTGATCTTCTCGATAAGATAGTTTCTACTCCTGGGTTCCTGGATAGCCACATTCCACGCAGACAAGTTAAGGTCGGCGAGTTCAAGATTCCCAAGTTTAAATTCTCTTTCGGGTTCGAAGCTTCGGATGTTTTGAAAGGATTGGGACTGGCttcaccgttctctggtgaagATGGACTCACTGAGATGGTTGAGTCTCCAGAGATGGGGAAGAATCTAAAGGTGTCGAGCATTTTCCATAAAGCGTGTATTGAGGTGAATGAAGAAGGAACAGAAGCTGCAGCTGCATCAGCTGGAGTTATAAAGCTCAGGGGTTTGGCTATGGAGGAAGAGATGATAGATTTTGTGGCGGACCATCCGTTTCTGTTGGTGGTCATGGAGAACATAACAGGAGTGATTCTGTTTATTGGTCAAGTCATTGATCCGTTGCATTAA
- the LOC106449681 gene encoding serpin-ZX isoform X2, producing the protein MDVRESISLQNHVSLSLAKNVISTVSKNSNVIFSPASINVVLGIIAAGSTGETKDQILSFLNFPSIDQLNTFSSDIVSAVLADGSANGGPKLSAANGVWIDKSLSFKPSFKQLLDGSYKAASNQADFQTKAVEVIAEVNSWAEKETNGLITEVLPEGSADSMTKLIFANALYFKGTWSEKFDESLTKDGDFHLLDGSSKVTAPFMTSKKKQYVSAYDGFKVLGLPYLQGEDKRQFSMYLYLPDANNGLSDLLDKIVSTPGFLDSHIPRRQVKVGEFKIPKFKFSFGFEASDVLKGLGLASPFSGEDGLTEMVESPEMGKNLKVSSIFHKACIEVNEEGTEAAAASAGVIKLRGLAMEEEMIDFVADHPFLLVVMENITGVILFIGQVIDPLH; encoded by the exons ATGGACGTGCGAGAATCAATCTCACTGCAAAACCATGTCTCCCTGAGCCTCGCCAAGAACGTGATCTCCACCGTCTCTAAAAACTCCAACGTCATCTTCTCCCCGGCATCGATCAACGTCGTCCTCGGCATAATCGCCGCTGGATCCACCGGCGAAACCAAGGACCAGATCCTCTCCTTCCTCAACTTCCCTTCCATTGATCAGCTCAACACGTTCTCCTCCGATATCGTCTCCGCCGTCCTCGCCGACGGCAGCGCTAACGGTGGCCCTAAACTCTCGGCGGCTAATGGCGTCTGGATCGATAAGTCTCTGTCCTTCAAACCTTCCTTCAAGCAGCTCTTGGATGGTTCTTACAAAGCTGCTTCTAATCAAGCAGATTTTCAGACAAAG GCTGTGGAAGTGATTGCTGAAGTGAATTCATGGGCTGAAAAGGAGACAAATGGTCTCATCACTGAGGTTCTACCGGAAGGATCAGCAGACAGTATGACCAAACTGATATTTGCAAATGCTTTGTACTTCAAGGGAACATGGAGCGAGAAATTCGACGAATCGCTGACGAAAGACGGAGACTTTCACCTTCTTGACGGTAGTTCCAAAGTGACTGCTCCGTTTATGACCAGCAAGAAGAAACAGTACGTGAGTGCTTACGATGGTTTCAAAGTGTTGGGACTTCCTTACTTGCAAGGAGAGGATAAGAGACAGTTCTCTATGTACTTGTATCTTCCAGATGCAAACAACGGTTTGTCTGATCTTCTCGATAAGATAGTTTCTACTCCTGGGTTCCTGGATAGCCACATTCCACGCAGACAAGTTAAGGTCGGCGAGTTCAAGATTCCCAAGTTTAAATTCTCTTTCGGGTTCGAAGCTTCGGATGTTTTGAAAGGATTGGGACTGGCttcaccgttctctggtgaagATGGACTCACTGAGATGGTTGAGTCTCCAGAGATGGGGAAGAATCTAAAGGTGTCGAGCATTTTCCATAAAGCGTGTATTGAGGTGAATGAAGAAGGAACAGAAGCTGCAGCTGCATCAGCTGGAGTTATAAAGCTCAGGGGTTTGGCTATGGAGGAAGAGATGATAGATTTTGTGGCGGACCATCCGTTTCTGTTGGTGGTCATGGAGAACATAACAGGAGTGATTCTGTTTATTGGTCAAGTCATTGATCCGTTGCATTAA